The following coding sequences lie in one Candidatus Planktophila sulfonica genomic window:
- a CDS encoding carbohydrate ABC transporter permease: MTSIVVPKRQKRFTGKKVSLAISAWILGFLFFAPYFQMLLTALKPKEEITSIPPTYFPKKWAFENFIGVWKEIPLGTFIKSSFIISLSATLIVMFIAVPAAYYVARNDFRGRKVFLFLVLVTQMFAPTALVIGIFREIAKLNLVNTYLGLILVYAAFNMAFSIWILSSFFASIPQEVEEAAWIDGCSRLSTLIRIVLPLSLPGLATAFIFTFIAAWNEFVIALTLTSSPEQEPLTVGLTALIGFYQVQWQYLFAGSLIAIAPVVVLFALIEKWLVGGLTAGSVK, from the coding sequence ATGACATCCATTGTGGTTCCTAAGCGTCAAAAGCGCTTCACGGGAAAGAAGGTCAGCCTTGCTATCTCTGCGTGGATTCTTGGCTTCCTGTTCTTCGCGCCTTACTTCCAGATGCTCCTAACGGCTCTCAAGCCCAAGGAAGAGATCACATCTATCCCACCTACTTACTTCCCAAAGAAGTGGGCCTTCGAGAACTTCATTGGTGTGTGGAAAGAGATTCCACTAGGAACATTCATCAAGAGCTCTTTCATAATCTCTCTATCTGCCACCTTGATTGTTATGTTTATTGCAGTACCTGCTGCTTATTACGTGGCGCGCAATGATTTCCGCGGACGCAAAGTCTTCCTTTTCCTAGTACTCGTTACACAGATGTTTGCACCAACAGCGCTTGTCATCGGTATCTTCCGAGAAATCGCAAAACTCAATCTTGTAAATACCTACCTCGGACTAATCTTGGTTTATGCCGCATTCAATATGGCGTTCTCTATTTGGATTCTCTCCAGCTTCTTTGCAAGTATTCCTCAAGAAGTCGAAGAAGCTGCTTGGATTGATGGATGTAGTCGCTTGTCCACTCTTATCCGTATCGTTCTTCCGCTATCTCTTCCTGGACTTGCAACGGCTTTTATCTTCACCTTCATTGCGGCTTGGAATGAATTCGTCATCGCTCTGACTCTGACTTCTTCTCCAGAGCAAGAACCGCTTACCGTTGGTCTCACCGCACTTATCGGCTTCTACCAAGTCCAGTGGCAGTACCTCTTTGCCGGATCACTCATTGCTATCGCGCCAGTCGTCGTTCTCTTCGCACTTATTGAGAAGTGGTTGGTTGGCGGACTTACTGCCGGCAGCGTGAAGTGA
- a CDS encoding DeoR/GlpR family DNA-binding transcription regulator: MSRQERLSRILEIVVEKGSVEVEDVANSLKVSAATIRRDFDSLAKKQLLSRTHGGAVATGGSLGLPLTYKVAKEDEVKQRIAEAAAEMVSRHDIIGINGGTTTTAVARAIVARSEFAPGDPSELQPALTVVTNAVNIAAELTVRHQIKIVVTGGVARPQSYELTGPFAEEVLKEVNIDIAFLGVEAIDSVIGAAARHEDEARVNRQIAARARKIVVVTDSSKFAKSAFASIRPISEIDVLITDDGIDPKIVKDFRALGVEIVIV; this comes from the coding sequence GTGAGTAGACAAGAACGACTATCCAGAATCCTGGAGATAGTTGTCGAAAAAGGCAGCGTCGAAGTTGAAGATGTTGCTAACTCTCTCAAGGTATCTGCAGCAACGATTCGTCGTGACTTTGATTCGCTAGCTAAGAAACAACTGCTTTCCCGTACCCACGGAGGCGCAGTTGCCACGGGTGGTTCTCTTGGTCTTCCGCTTACCTACAAGGTTGCTAAAGAAGATGAGGTTAAGCAGCGCATCGCTGAAGCCGCGGCCGAGATGGTTTCTAGGCACGACATCATCGGAATCAACGGCGGAACAACTACTACGGCGGTTGCTCGCGCGATTGTCGCTCGTTCTGAGTTTGCACCCGGTGATCCTTCAGAACTTCAGCCAGCGCTTACAGTTGTAACGAACGCGGTAAATATCGCTGCCGAATTAACTGTTCGCCACCAAATTAAAATTGTTGTCACAGGTGGCGTTGCTCGCCCACAGTCTTACGAACTCACAGGTCCATTTGCTGAAGAAGTTTTAAAGGAAGTAAATATCGATATCGCCTTTCTTGGCGTTGAAGCAATCGATTCCGTTATTGGCGCTGCTGCACGTCACGAAGATGAAGCGCGCGTTAACCGCCAGATAGCTGCACGTGCGCGCAAGATTGTCGTTGTTACCGACAGCTCAAAGTTTGCAAAGAGTGCTTTCGCTTCAATTCGCCCAATTAGCGAGATTGATGTTCTGATTACCGATGATGGAATCGACCCAAAGATTGTCAAAGATTTTCGCGCACTTGGCGTCGAGATTGTGATTGTCTAA
- a CDS encoding extracellular solute-binding protein codes for MKKVTRLSALVAATGLIAASVLGTSAKAADPVELKMVAADYANMQPFWDDLSARFTKANPTIKVSVNVVSWETIDDKVKTLVATGQTPDIVNKGDYSAAAAEGLLYRADEVVSKATLDDIVPTFLNNSKYNGVAYAVPDLASARALFYNKDILKKAGVTKLPTTWTELEKVLKQIKAKVPGVYPYALPLGPEEAQAEFAIWAGGNGGVMFKNGKWVLNSKENIQTMEFLKKLTDQKLTQPNPAKCDRTACAQALFAAGKAAFINGSVFLEGWLKDNGGAAINVGSGSFVAAPGKKPVTLGVQDYFTAYKANGHKAEITKWMDFIFEPTNYAGFLKAAGGFIPATKSAGAIAAKDPKLAPFIKLLPSAIFYPGDQAAFPAVKGAIQQQIGTALVNPKKTMDALQAKALAASK; via the coding sequence TGTCCTTGGCACATCAGCTAAGGCAGCAGACCCAGTCGAACTAAAGATGGTCGCAGCAGATTACGCAAACATGCAGCCATTCTGGGATGACCTCTCAGCAAGATTCACCAAAGCAAATCCAACAATTAAAGTTTCAGTCAACGTTGTTTCTTGGGAAACAATTGATGACAAGGTAAAGACACTTGTTGCAACAGGTCAGACACCTGACATTGTTAACAAGGGTGACTACTCAGCAGCAGCTGCTGAAGGTCTTCTCTACCGTGCAGACGAAGTAGTCAGCAAGGCAACTCTTGATGACATCGTCCCAACATTCCTTAACAACTCTAAGTACAACGGCGTTGCATACGCAGTTCCAGACTTAGCATCAGCTCGCGCACTCTTCTACAACAAGGACATTCTTAAGAAGGCTGGCGTCACAAAGCTACCTACAACTTGGACCGAACTTGAGAAGGTTCTCAAGCAGATCAAGGCGAAGGTTCCAGGCGTTTACCCATATGCACTTCCACTCGGACCAGAAGAAGCGCAAGCTGAATTTGCAATCTGGGCTGGCGGTAACGGCGGCGTAATGTTTAAGAACGGCAAGTGGGTTCTTAACTCAAAGGAAAACATCCAGACAATGGAATTCCTTAAGAAGCTCACAGATCAGAAGTTGACACAGCCAAACCCAGCTAAGTGTGATCGCACAGCATGTGCACAGGCGCTCTTCGCTGCAGGTAAGGCAGCATTCATTAACGGCTCAGTCTTCCTTGAAGGATGGCTTAAGGACAATGGTGGAGCTGCAATTAACGTTGGTTCAGGTTCATTCGTTGCTGCTCCAGGAAAGAAGCCTGTAACACTTGGTGTTCAGGATTACTTCACTGCATACAAGGCAAACGGACACAAGGCTGAAATCACAAAGTGGATGGACTTCATCTTCGAGCCTACAAACTATGCAGGATTCCTTAAGGCTGCAGGCGGCTTCATTCCTGCAACAAAGTCAGCGGGAGCGATTGCTGCAAAGGATCCAAAGCTTGCACCATTTATTAAGTTGCTTCCATCTGCAATCTTCTACCCAGGAGATCAGGCAGCATTCCCAGCAGTTAAGGGTGCTATCCAGCAGCAGATCGGTACAGCTCTTGTAAATCCAAAGAAGACCATGGATGCACTCCAAGCAAAGGCGCTTGCTGCATCTAAGTAA
- a CDS encoding carbohydrate ABC transporter permease has product MLKRKSRLGALPWIFPALFMIFGFVLWPAFEMVRTSFQDVSSSGITQGWAGLENYRNLLANPDLPNVLIRTFIWVVGIVFFTIIISLPVAQLLNAKYPGRKIVRWAVIIPWAASVVMSSTIWKWILDPYYGVLNKILMDLNFYDEPVDFLADPKQSFVWLMIVAVFVSIPFTSFVILAGLSTIPDDIVEASTVDGATAWKGYRFIKFPLIKPALLVAMAINLINIFNAFPIIWVITAGGPGYETDTTTTLGYKISFRDQDIGQSASMASLNLIIILIFIGIFLKVSKSQEEK; this is encoded by the coding sequence ATGCTGAAACGTAAGTCCCGTCTCGGTGCTCTCCCCTGGATATTCCCAGCGCTCTTTATGATTTTTGGCTTCGTACTGTGGCCTGCATTTGAAATGGTCCGTACATCATTTCAAGATGTCAGTTCTTCAGGGATTACCCAGGGATGGGCCGGGCTAGAAAACTATAGAAATCTTCTAGCTAATCCGGATCTACCCAATGTGCTGATTCGAACATTTATCTGGGTAGTGGGGATCGTTTTCTTTACAATCATCATCTCCCTTCCAGTAGCTCAACTACTTAATGCAAAGTACCCAGGGCGAAAAATTGTTCGCTGGGCCGTGATTATTCCTTGGGCTGCATCTGTAGTAATGAGCTCAACAATCTGGAAATGGATTCTCGATCCATATTACGGAGTGCTCAATAAGATTTTGATGGACTTAAATTTCTATGATGAGCCTGTAGATTTTCTTGCGGATCCAAAGCAGTCATTTGTTTGGCTCATGATTGTTGCAGTCTTTGTTTCGATTCCATTTACATCATTTGTGATTTTGGCTGGCCTTTCCACTATTCCCGATGACATCGTTGAAGCATCTACCGTTGACGGTGCAACGGCATGGAAAGGCTATAGATTCATTAAGTTCCCGCTGATTAAGCCGGCGCTTTTGGTTGCCATGGCCATTAACCTCATTAATATCTTCAACGCATTCCCAATTATTTGGGTAATTACTGCAGGAGGACCTGGTTATGAAACTGATACAACAACCACTCTGGGCTACAAGATCTCCTTCCGCGATCAAGATATTGGCCAATCTGCATCTATGGCATCACTTAACCTCATCATTATTCTGATCTTTATCGGCATCTTCCTAAAGGTATCCAAGAGCCAGGAGGAGAAGTAA
- a CDS encoding class II fructose-bisphosphate aldolase: protein MSRTNAGKLVLDAKSTGSAVGAFNVILLEHAEALVAGAELAKHPVILQISENCVSYHKALKPISVATIAIAESSSVPVSVHLDHAESEDLVKEALDLGYDSVMFDGSKLSYADNVAASARMAALCKSYGATLEVEIGEVGGKDGVHAPGVRTNPLEAKAFAEATGADLLAVAVGSSHAMTTRDATLDFDLISEIARTVAVPLVLHGSSGVNDPDLQKAVKAGMSKINIATHLNNVFTHEIREALGANPKLVDPRKYIAPGRDAVTSEVARLLALLK from the coding sequence ATGTCACGCACAAATGCAGGCAAGTTAGTACTCGATGCCAAGAGCACAGGATCAGCAGTTGGTGCGTTTAACGTCATCTTGCTCGAACATGCTGAAGCACTCGTTGCTGGTGCGGAATTAGCAAAGCATCCTGTCATTTTGCAGATCAGTGAGAACTGCGTCAGCTATCACAAAGCACTCAAGCCGATCTCTGTTGCAACGATTGCGATTGCAGAGTCTTCATCTGTGCCGGTTTCGGTTCACCTAGACCATGCAGAAAGTGAAGATCTGGTTAAAGAGGCTCTTGATCTTGGATATGACTCAGTGATGTTCGATGGTTCAAAGCTTTCTTATGCTGACAATGTGGCAGCAAGTGCGCGCATGGCGGCGCTCTGCAAGAGTTACGGTGCAACCCTCGAGGTCGAAATCGGTGAAGTCGGTGGCAAAGATGGCGTTCACGCCCCAGGAGTTCGCACCAATCCACTAGAGGCAAAGGCCTTCGCAGAGGCTACTGGTGCTGATTTATTGGCCGTGGCCGTTGGTTCTTCCCATGCCATGACAACCCGCGATGCCACTTTAGATTTCGATCTCATCTCTGAAATCGCTCGTACCGTCGCTGTGCCATTGGTTCTTCATGGTTCATCTGGTGTGAACGATCCTGATTTACAGAAGGCAGTAAAGGCAGGAATGAGCAAGATCAATATTGCTACCCACCTCAATAACGTCTTCACCCACGAAATCCGTGAAGCACTTGGCGCTAATCCAAAGCTAGTAGATCCTCGTAAGTACATCGCCCCAGGTCGCGATGCAGTTACCTCAGAAGTTGCTCGTCTTCTAGCGCTATTGAAGTAA